In Priestia megaterium NBRC 15308 = ATCC 14581, the following proteins share a genomic window:
- the uraH gene encoding hydroxyisourate hydrolase, with the protein MTKITTHILDLTHGCPAAFVKVDFYHIQSESKRIKISHGTTNEDGRLVTPLFSSEAFESGDYELLFHIGEYYKKQEVQTTNPPFLNQVSVRVGLSSEQEHYHVPLLVSPWGYQIYRGS; encoded by the coding sequence ATGACTAAAATCACGACGCATATTTTAGATCTTACCCACGGATGTCCGGCTGCTTTTGTCAAAGTTGATTTTTATCATATACAGTCGGAAAGTAAACGAATAAAAATTTCACACGGTACTACAAATGAAGACGGAAGATTAGTAACTCCGCTCTTCTCTTCTGAAGCGTTTGAATCAGGAGATTATGAACTTCTGTTTCATATCGGGGAATATTATAAAAAACAAGAGGTCCAAACAACAAATCCGCCCTTTTTAAATCAAGTTTCTGTTCGAGTCGGATTGTCTTCTGAACAAGAACATTATCACGTCCCTTTGCTTGTGTCACCGTGGGGATACCAAATTTATAGAGGAAGCTAA